Proteins from one uncultured Cohaesibacter sp. genomic window:
- a CDS encoding pitrilysin family protein, producing the protein MTRRQAALLRQAQIQNAIAQSRRKKARAIALAPSNKLSAPRLLTLTLLTSLLIMLSWSYAGATEIQRVVSDKGIEAWLVEDNTVPIIAIDFSFTGGSAQDADGKAGTAAMLSSLLDEGAADMDSQAFQTALEDNAIKLSFDAGRDRFYGSLRTLTPNKDIAFDLLAKSLQAPHFDANPIERMRAQWIVSAKRKLTDPDAIASRAMRDALFEGHPYGRDTNGTEASLARITRDDLVALHKNVMTRDGLTIGVVGAIDAESLKAMLDKVFAPLPESGTLQPVDDVEISKTGEFHVDFATPQTKISFAMPGIKRHDDDFFAAYLVNHILGGGSFSSRLYEEIREKRGLAYGVYSYLTDYDHAQMLAGGMGTRTENADQALMLVKQEIQRLGNEGPTEEELASAKKFLIGNYPLRFDSSSKISRQLVGIQNEKLGIDYFDKRNSYIEGVTLDDAKRAAKRLLDPSKMLIVTVGQQIKHADATPDKPAVSASALVAAPTAANDNEPKAKVGVN; encoded by the coding sequence ATGACCAGACGACAGGCCGCCCTCTTGCGCCAGGCACAGATCCAGAATGCCATCGCTCAGTCGCGCCGCAAAAAGGCTCGTGCAATTGCTTTGGCTCCAAGCAACAAGCTTTCAGCTCCGCGCCTCTTGACGCTGACCCTTTTGACCAGCCTTCTGATCATGCTCAGTTGGAGTTATGCAGGCGCTACTGAAATCCAGCGCGTCGTCAGTGACAAGGGCATTGAGGCCTGGTTGGTTGAAGACAATACCGTGCCAATCATCGCGATCGATTTTTCCTTCACCGGCGGCAGCGCGCAGGATGCGGATGGCAAGGCTGGCACAGCGGCCATGCTCTCCAGCCTGCTCGATGAAGGCGCAGCCGATATGGACAGTCAGGCCTTTCAGACTGCCCTTGAAGACAATGCGATCAAACTCAGCTTCGATGCAGGCCGCGACCGCTTCTATGGTTCGCTGCGCACCCTGACGCCGAACAAGGACATCGCCTTCGATCTGCTGGCAAAGTCCCTGCAAGCTCCGCATTTCGACGCAAACCCGATTGAGCGCATGCGTGCCCAATGGATCGTTTCGGCCAAGCGGAAACTGACCGACCCTGATGCCATCGCATCACGAGCCATGCGGGATGCGCTCTTTGAGGGCCATCCCTATGGACGCGATACAAACGGCACAGAGGCCTCTCTGGCCCGTATCACCCGCGATGATCTGGTTGCCCTGCACAAGAATGTGATGACCCGCGACGGCCTCACCATCGGCGTTGTCGGCGCCATCGATGCCGAAAGCCTCAAGGCGATGCTCGACAAGGTGTTCGCACCGCTGCCGGAAAGTGGAACGCTTCAGCCGGTGGACGATGTCGAGATTTCCAAAACGGGTGAATTCCACGTCGATTTTGCTACACCGCAAACCAAGATCAGCTTCGCCATGCCGGGCATCAAGCGCCATGACGACGACTTCTTTGCGGCCTATCTGGTCAATCATATTCTGGGCGGTGGCTCCTTCTCCTCGCGTCTTTATGAAGAGATTCGCGAGAAGCGCGGCCTTGCCTATGGTGTCTATAGCTATCTGACTGATTATGACCATGCTCAGATGCTGGCCGGAGGCATGGGCACCCGCACGGAAAATGCAGATCAGGCGCTAATGCTGGTCAAGCAGGAAATCCAACGCCTTGGCAATGAGGGCCCGACCGAGGAAGAACTGGCTTCAGCCAAGAAATTCCTCATTGGCAACTATCCATTGCGCTTTGACAGCTCATCAAAAATTTCCCGCCAGCTGGTTGGTATCCAGAACGAAAAGCTGGGCATCGACTATTTCGACAAGCGCAATAGCTATATCGAAGGGGTTACGCTGGATGATGCCAAACGCGCAGCCAAACGCCTGCTTGATCCATCCAAGATGCTGATCGTTACCGTCGGCCAGCAGATCAAGCATGCTGATGCGACGCCTGACAAACCGGCAGTTTCCGCCTCGGCATTGGTTGCAGCTCCAACTGCAGCCAACGACAATGAGCCTAAAGCCAAAGTCGGGGTCAACTGA
- a CDS encoding insulinase family protein: MRRQVFSLNRSIHRSMVIMLMTGGLLGSGPAALASQSALAPSHPPAQATAAPSATLGQAMGANLAELPQFGQNFSTFQLENGMQVLVIPDHRAPVVTHMVWYKAGAADEKRGVSGIAHFLEHLMFKGTKAHPDGEFSKIVASLGGEENAFTTQDYTAYYQRVAKQHLGLMMELEADRMANLQLTDEQVEPELKVILEERAMRIDSNPGALLSESLDAALYRNHPYGIPVIGWEHEMEQLDRQDAIDWYNEYYTPNNAILIVAGDISEDEVRDLAQKTYGKVERRAEPEARIRPHEPPQRTARSLTFTDERVNQASVRQAYGTPSDSTAENGEAQALDLLGYILGSGTNSRLYKTLVIDNKIATSAGAYYQGTGLDDTRMLFYGIPTAGHTVGDVQAGIRTEIDRIMKDGVSEDEVARAKRSLLAQTFYAQDNQAALARIVGTALSTGQSLDELRKWPEHLAEVTPEQIKAVAEKYLQAHRSVTGYLLPPGASIEPSSVQGDKECSDVDQAIPKAREMSYPKDPPRASQKVPNPKARPQGQPKPKPQAEGTPSATNDDAAPSSATAE; the protein is encoded by the coding sequence ATGCGAAGACAGGTTTTCTCATTGAATCGCTCGATCCACCGTTCCATGGTGATCATGCTGATGACTGGCGGCCTTCTTGGCAGTGGCCCGGCAGCTCTGGCGAGCCAGTCCGCGCTTGCGCCCTCCCACCCCCCTGCGCAGGCCACAGCCGCACCATCGGCGACGCTAGGTCAGGCAATGGGAGCCAATCTGGCGGAGTTGCCGCAGTTCGGGCAGAATTTCTCCACCTTCCAGCTGGAAAACGGCATGCAGGTGTTGGTGATTCCCGATCATCGTGCCCCCGTGGTCACCCACATGGTCTGGTACAAGGCAGGTGCGGCGGATGAGAAGCGCGGTGTCTCAGGGATCGCGCATTTCCTAGAACATCTGATGTTCAAAGGCACCAAGGCCCATCCGGATGGCGAATTCTCCAAGATTGTGGCGTCTCTTGGCGGCGAAGAGAATGCTTTCACCACACAGGATTATACCGCCTATTATCAGCGGGTTGCCAAGCAACATCTCGGGTTGATGATGGAGCTGGAAGCCGACCGCATGGCCAACTTGCAGCTCACCGACGAGCAGGTAGAACCAGAATTGAAAGTCATTCTGGAAGAGCGTGCCATGCGCATAGACAGCAATCCCGGCGCGCTCTTAAGCGAATCTCTTGATGCTGCGCTTTATCGCAACCACCCTTACGGTATTCCGGTCATTGGCTGGGAGCATGAGATGGAACAGCTTGACCGGCAGGATGCGATTGACTGGTACAATGAGTATTACACGCCCAATAACGCAATTTTGATCGTCGCTGGCGACATTTCTGAGGATGAAGTGCGCGATTTGGCGCAAAAGACCTATGGCAAGGTCGAGCGGCGTGCCGAGCCGGAGGCACGGATTCGCCCGCACGAACCGCCTCAGCGCACGGCACGCAGCCTCACCTTCACTGATGAGCGGGTCAATCAGGCCAGCGTGCGTCAGGCCTATGGCACCCCATCTGACAGCACGGCTGAGAATGGAGAGGCCCAGGCACTCGACCTGCTTGGCTATATTCTGGGCTCAGGCACCAATTCTCGTCTCTACAAGACATTGGTCATCGACAACAAGATCGCGACCTCCGCTGGCGCCTATTATCAGGGCACCGGTCTTGATGACACGCGCATGCTGTTTTACGGCATCCCAACGGCAGGCCATACGGTGGGCGATGTGCAGGCGGGCATCCGAACCGAAATCGACAGAATCATGAAAGATGGTGTCAGCGAAGATGAAGTGGCGCGTGCCAAGCGCTCGCTGCTGGCCCAGACCTTCTATGCTCAGGACAATCAGGCTGCATTGGCCCGAATCGTCGGCACGGCCCTTTCTACCGGCCAATCTCTTGATGAGTTGAGAAAATGGCCAGAGCATCTGGCTGAAGTCACCCCCGAGCAGATCAAGGCCGTGGCTGAGAAATATCTGCAAGCGCATCGGTCCGTGACAGGCTATCTGTTGCCGCCGGGGGCCAGCATTGAGCCTTCCAGCGTGCAAGGCGACAAAGAATGCAGCGATGTGGATCAGGCCATCCCGAAAGCCAGAGAGATGAGCTATCCGAAGGATCCGCCACGCGCTTCCCAGAAGGTACCGAATCCGAAGGCCCGACCGCAGGGCCAGCCAAAGCCGAAACCGCAAGCTGAGGGCACACCATCAGCTACCAATGACGACGCGGCGCCTTCCAGCGCTACTGCAGAATAG
- a CDS encoding AtpZ/AtpI family protein produces the protein MPGNEDHKLDDRLGNLDAELAKMRESQATKNRAKMDREQSNGLAMAWRLGSEFVAGVLVGTAIGWLIDEWLGIRPWGMIIFLLLGFLAGMLNLLRSAGKLPPPGA, from the coding sequence ATGCCGGGGAATGAAGACCACAAGCTGGACGACCGTCTGGGGAATTTGGACGCGGAGCTCGCTAAAATGCGCGAGTCCCAAGCGACAAAAAACCGGGCAAAAATGGACAGAGAACAGAGCAATGGACTTGCGATGGCTTGGCGTCTTGGCTCAGAGTTTGTCGCAGGGGTTCTGGTTGGAACTGCCATTGGCTGGCTGATAGATGAATGGCTTGGGATACGGCCGTGGGGGATGATAATCTTCCTCTTGCTCGGTTTCTTGGCCGGAATGCTGAATTTGTTGCGCTCGGCGGGCAAATTGCCCCCTCCGGGAGCTTGA
- a CDS encoding F0F1 ATP synthase subunit A yields MTDPAVDPIHQFQIHDIFTLGEVGGVQFAMTNSSVFMIAIVVLISGFLILSTSGRGLVPTRWQSAAELMYELVASTLRNSAGTEGMRFFPFVFSIFAFVLAANVIGLVPYFMTVTSHLVITAALALLVIFTVIVYGLMRNGLGFFKLFLPSGLPVAIAPFIAIIEVLSFLSRPVSLSLRLFGNMLAGHIVLKVFAGFIVTLTAAGVGGWFAGILPLGMTVALTALETLVAVLQAYVFTILTCVYLNDAIHPSH; encoded by the coding sequence GTGACAGATCCCGCTGTTGATCCGATTCATCAGTTCCAGATCCATGATATTTTCACTCTGGGCGAAGTCGGTGGTGTACAGTTCGCAATGACGAACTCCTCCGTATTCATGATCGCAATTGTCGTTCTGATTTCCGGGTTTCTAATCCTTTCGACATCTGGCCGCGGCCTTGTGCCGACGCGCTGGCAGTCTGCTGCCGAGCTGATGTATGAGCTAGTAGCAAGCACGCTGCGCAACTCTGCCGGTACCGAAGGCATGCGCTTCTTCCCGTTCGTTTTCTCGATCTTTGCCTTCGTGCTGGCGGCAAACGTGATCGGTCTTGTGCCTTACTTCATGACAGTAACGAGCCATCTGGTCATTACCGCAGCTCTGGCGTTGCTGGTCATTTTCACTGTTATCGTTTACGGCCTGATGCGCAACGGCCTTGGCTTCTTCAAGCTGTTTTTGCCGTCCGGCTTGCCGGTGGCAATAGCGCCCTTCATCGCCATTATTGAAGTGCTATCCTTCCTGTCGCGTCCGGTTTCCCTTTCCTTGCGTCTGTTCGGTAACATGCTTGCCGGTCATATCGTGTTGAAAGTGTTTGCCGGCTTTATCGTCACCTTGACGGCGGCAGGCGTCGGAGGCTGGTTTGCTGGCATCTTGCCGCTCGGCATGACCGTGGCCCTGACGGCACTGGAAACTCTGGTCGCAGTTTTGCAGGCCTATGTATTCACGATCCTCACATGTGTCTATCTCAACGACGCGATCCATCCGTCACACTGA
- a CDS encoding F0F1 ATP synthase subunit C codes for MDAEAAKLIGAGIACIGMAGAGIGVGTIFGNYLTGALRNPSAAASQFTNALVGAALAEGLGIFSLVVAFLLMFVV; via the coding sequence ATGGATGCAGAAGCAGCAAAGCTGATTGGTGCTGGTATCGCTTGTATTGGTATGGCTGGCGCTGGTATCGGTGTTGGTACTATCTTTGGCAACTATCTGACCGGTGCACTGCGCAACCCGTCCGCAGCAGCCTCTCAGTTCACCAACGCTCTGGTTGGCGCAGCGCTTGCAGAAGGTCTTGGCATCTTCTCTCTCGTCGTTGCCTTCCTGCTGATGTTCGTTGTTTAA
- a CDS encoding F0F1 ATP synthase subunit B, producing the protein MAQQQIDAHTEVAGHGGEEGGHSSFPPFDPNTFGSQLLWLAITFGLLYYIMSKVALPRIANILEVRRDRIASDLGEAERLKRETDEAIASYEESLAQARQKAHGIANTARDEAKSHIEAEFAKVEADVASQISEADKKIAAVKEAAMGEVDAIATSTTSALLEQILGSSVAEKEVSKAVTTAKAN; encoded by the coding sequence ATGGCGCAACAGCAGATCGATGCGCATACAGAAGTAGCCGGACATGGCGGCGAAGAAGGCGGGCATTCATCGTTCCCTCCTTTTGATCCAAACACCTTTGGATCTCAGCTTCTGTGGTTGGCCATCACCTTCGGGCTGCTTTACTACATTATGTCCAAGGTGGCTTTGCCACGAATTGCCAACATTCTTGAAGTGCGGCGCGATCGCATCGCCAGCGATCTTGGCGAGGCTGAGCGTTTGAAGCGGGAGACAGACGAAGCGATCGCTTCCTACGAAGAGTCTTTGGCTCAGGCACGCCAGAAAGCGCACGGTATTGCCAATACCGCTCGCGACGAAGCAAAATCTCATATCGAAGCCGAATTTGCCAAGGTTGAGGCCGACGTCGCCAGTCAGATTTCCGAAGCGGACAAGAAGATCGCCGCAGTCAAGGAAGCTGCCATGGGTGAAGTTGACGCAATCGCAACAAGCACGACGTCAGCTCTTTTGGAGCAGATACTCGGCTCCAGTGTTGCTGAAAAAGAAGTTTCCAAGGCAGTCACAACTGCTAAGGCGAACTAG
- a CDS encoding F0F1 ATP synthase subunit B: MGTNTLWAFIGLLIFIGIILKMGVPGAIAGALDKRAKLIEDELDQARRLREEAQGLLAEYQRKAREAESEAEEIVMLAKREAEVMEKEAQAKITDFVARRTKLAEDKIAQAEASAISEVKGAATDLAVKAAEQILAKKMEGKAGKDLLKASIAEVGSKLH, from the coding sequence ATGGGTACAAATACGCTATGGGCCTTTATCGGTCTCCTCATCTTTATCGGCATCATCCTCAAGATGGGTGTACCAGGCGCGATTGCCGGTGCTTTGGACAAACGCGCCAAACTGATTGAGGACGAACTCGATCAGGCACGTCGCCTGCGCGAAGAAGCTCAGGGTTTGCTTGCTGAATATCAGCGCAAGGCCCGCGAAGCGGAAAGCGAAGCTGAAGAAATTGTGATGCTCGCCAAGCGCGAAGCCGAAGTCATGGAAAAAGAGGCGCAAGCCAAAATTACCGATTTCGTCGCTCGACGCACCAAGCTTGCCGAAGACAAGATTGCGCAGGCTGAAGCCAGTGCGATCAGCGAAGTCAAGGGGGCAGCAACGGATCTGGCCGTCAAGGCCGCCGAACAGATCCTGGCCAAGAAGATGGAAGGCAAAGCTGGCAAGGACCTGCTGAAGGCTTCTATCGCAGAGGTGGGCTCCAAGCTCCACTGA
- a CDS encoding TetR/AcrR family transcriptional regulator, which produces MTSKSRKSGEGKRNTRELILEVAEREIAVNGVEGFRLKDVAEQVGIQLPSLYAHFAGRKELLEALTNEFLGTLYALYKELSALPPREALLASADRTIDLYLSKRGYARLLLYDFPAPNKNSLMANSEDKIIEILNLIEETIQRGVAQNTVRDISAELFLSFRLGLTLFPLFMRLDRNGGDMVTDQEIIHSIKRESNFLLAHFISVR; this is translated from the coding sequence ATGACATCGAAAAGTAGAAAGTCTGGCGAAGGCAAAAGAAACACCCGAGAACTGATCCTTGAAGTAGCCGAGCGGGAAATCGCAGTGAACGGTGTTGAGGGGTTCCGGTTGAAGGATGTCGCCGAACAGGTTGGAATTCAGCTACCGTCCCTTTATGCCCATTTTGCGGGCCGGAAAGAGTTGCTGGAGGCTTTGACCAATGAATTCCTGGGCACTCTCTACGCGCTGTATAAAGAGCTTTCGGCTCTGCCGCCGCGCGAAGCACTGCTGGCGAGCGCTGATCGTACCATTGACCTCTATTTGTCCAAGCGAGGCTATGCGCGCCTGCTGCTTTATGATTTTCCCGCTCCCAACAAGAATTCCCTGATGGCTAACAGCGAGGACAAGATCATCGAGATCTTGAATCTGATCGAGGAAACCATCCAGAGAGGCGTAGCACAAAATACCGTGCGGGATATTTCCGCCGAGCTATTTCTGTCTTTCCGCCTCGGATTGACCCTGTTTCCGCTGTTTATGCGCCTTGACAGAAATGGTGGAGACATGGTTACTGATCAGGAGATCATCCATTCGATCAAGCGCGAGTCCAACTTTCTTTTGGCTCACTTCATTTCCGTGCGCTGA
- a CDS encoding LysE/ArgO family amino acid transporter, translated as MYAPVLQGFLLGASLIIAIGAQNAFVLRLGLQRLHILPIVLICSFSDAILIAAGVAGMGTLVRQSQLLLTLITWGGFAFLLFYGLQAFIRAFKSGGMHVSKGESISLKSAILTVLAFTYLNPHVYLDTVMLVGSLSARWLGFQQVLFAMGAIAASFVWFFALGYGARVLTPLFERAIAWRILDFTIGAIMWLLAWSLIHSTL; from the coding sequence ATCTACGCGCCTGTGCTGCAGGGATTTCTGCTGGGCGCTTCTCTCATTATTGCCATCGGCGCCCAGAATGCTTTTGTCTTGCGGCTTGGTTTGCAGCGATTGCATATTCTGCCCATTGTGCTGATCTGCTCTTTTTCCGATGCCATTCTCATTGCGGCAGGCGTAGCGGGCATGGGCACGTTGGTTCGGCAATCCCAGCTTTTATTGACACTGATCACATGGGGCGGGTTTGCGTTCTTGCTCTTTTATGGTCTGCAAGCTTTTATACGAGCTTTCAAGAGCGGTGGCATGCATGTGTCCAAGGGCGAAAGCATTAGCCTCAAGAGTGCGATTCTCACTGTTCTGGCCTTCACCTATCTCAACCCGCATGTTTATCTGGATACGGTGATGCTGGTGGGCAGTCTTTCTGCGCGTTGGCTGGGCTTTCAGCAGGTCCTGTTCGCCATGGGCGCGATTGCGGCCTCTTTTGTCTGGTTCTTTGCGTTGGGCTATGGCGCGCGCGTACTCACCCCTCTGTTTGAGCGGGCAATCGCCTGGAGAATTCTGGATTTCACGATCGGTGCGATCATGTGGCTTCTGGCCTGGTCGCTCATTCACAGCACGTTATGA
- the pdxH gene encoding pyridoxamine 5'-phosphate oxidase produces the protein MSGNFTEANKPLELFSRWLAEAEASEPNDPNAMAVATVDESGMPNVRMVLLKDYSEKGFVFYTNFESAKGRELLASQKVALLFHWKSLRRQVRIRGAVEEVSKEEADAYFDSRARGSRIGAWASKQSRPLESRFALEKAVAEYTAKFNIGRIPRPDYWSGFRVVPEEVEFWHDRNFRLHDRVVFKPGGDGWEKTRLYP, from the coding sequence ATGAGTGGTAACTTTACTGAGGCAAACAAGCCTCTGGAGCTCTTTTCTCGTTGGTTAGCGGAAGCTGAAGCCAGTGAGCCGAACGATCCCAACGCCATGGCCGTTGCCACGGTGGATGAAAGCGGTATGCCGAACGTGCGCATGGTGCTGCTCAAGGATTATTCGGAAAAGGGATTCGTTTTTTATACAAACTTCGAAAGTGCCAAAGGTCGTGAACTGCTGGCCAGCCAGAAAGTGGCCCTTCTTTTCCATTGGAAGAGCCTACGACGTCAGGTGCGCATTCGGGGTGCGGTTGAAGAAGTCAGCAAGGAAGAAGCGGACGCCTATTTCGATTCCCGCGCGCGCGGCAGCCGTATAGGAGCTTGGGCATCCAAACAATCCCGGCCTCTGGAAAGTCGCTTTGCGCTTGAAAAGGCCGTTGCTGAATATACCGCCAAATTCAACATCGGACGCATTCCGCGCCCCGACTATTGGTCCGGTTTTCGGGTCGTGCCCGAAGAAGTCGAATTCTGGCATGACCGGAATTTCAGACTACACGATCGCGTCGTTTTCAAACCTGGCGGCGATGGTTGGGAAAAGACACGGCTTTACCCGTAA
- a CDS encoding RT0821/Lpp0805 family surface protein produces MFGHRVSASIYSVARGAVKLCVLAACCSLGACASVSFMGSSDQVDDIKTGSIGVTDRLLAGIDPSDWQVMLNRISSFDKVAMQTEQVNADWINPETGSKGRITQVKKLPDMMNEECRSFKSSMHRVTGVENIEGQACKVPDGSWQIVGFSTGVSV; encoded by the coding sequence ATGTTTGGCCATAGAGTCTCTGCATCAATTTACAGCGTCGCCCGCGGTGCCGTAAAGCTTTGCGTGCTGGCCGCCTGTTGTTCCCTGGGCGCTTGCGCTTCTGTCAGTTTTATGGGCTCCTCCGATCAGGTCGACGACATCAAGACCGGCTCGATTGGCGTGACAGATCGTTTGCTCGCTGGCATCGACCCTTCCGACTGGCAAGTCATGCTGAACCGTATTTCCTCCTTCGACAAGGTCGCCATGCAGACCGAGCAGGTCAACGCAGACTGGATTAATCCCGAAACCGGCTCCAAAGGGCGGATCACTCAGGTCAAAAAACTGCCCGACATGATGAATGAGGAATGCCGCTCCTTCAAAAGCTCCATGCATCGTGTAACGGGCGTCGAGAATATCGAAGGGCAGGCGTGCAAGGTGCCGGATGGCAGCTGGCAAATCGTCGGCTTCTCTACGGGCGTCTCTGTATAA
- the nadA gene encoding quinolinate synthase NadA, with amino-acid sequence MMMTAQTATDFAKRAPSMAAQERGILPMPPLVYSDEVAAETAPLYELVKHVIPPIEWPFHAPYISAINKLKKERGAVILAHNYQTPEIFHGVADIRGDSLQLAIEAARSDADLIIQCGVHFMAETSKILCPDKTVLIPDSSAGCSLASSITAADVRALRDQYPGVPIITYVNTSADVKAECDICCTSSNAVEIVESLGVDRVLLVPDQYLAKNVAAQTDVEVLTFAGSCEVHERFTADEIRSYRRSMPDVQVIVHPECPPEVVAEADFSGSTKGMIDWVKTNNPEKVMMITECSMADNVASEAPDVNFVRPCNLCPHMKKITLPKILDSLLYMQEEVTVDPLVADRARRAVERMINLKS; translated from the coding sequence ATGATGATGACAGCTCAGACTGCAACCGATTTTGCAAAACGTGCCCCAAGCATGGCTGCGCAGGAGCGGGGAATCCTGCCCATGCCGCCGCTTGTCTATAGCGATGAGGTGGCGGCAGAAACCGCGCCACTCTATGAGCTGGTCAAGCATGTCATTCCACCCATCGAGTGGCCATTCCACGCGCCCTATATCTCGGCGATCAACAAGCTGAAGAAAGAGCGCGGCGCGGTTATTCTGGCGCATAACTATCAAACACCGGAAATTTTCCATGGGGTCGCGGATATCCGTGGCGATAGCCTTCAGCTAGCCATCGAAGCGGCTCGCTCGGATGCTGATCTGATCATCCAGTGCGGCGTTCATTTCATGGCGGAGACCTCAAAGATCCTCTGCCCTGACAAGACAGTGCTCATTCCCGATAGCTCGGCCGGCTGCTCGCTCGCCTCTTCTATAACCGCTGCCGATGTGCGCGCCCTGAGGGATCAATATCCCGGCGTGCCGATCATCACCTACGTGAACACCTCAGCGGATGTGAAGGCCGAGTGCGATATCTGCTGCACCTCGTCCAATGCGGTTGAGATTGTCGAAAGCCTCGGTGTTGATCGGGTGTTATTGGTGCCAGACCAGTATCTGGCCAAGAATGTCGCCGCCCAGACCGATGTGGAAGTGCTGACCTTTGCCGGCTCCTGCGAAGTGCATGAACGCTTTACCGCCGATGAGATCCGGTCCTATCGCCGCTCCATGCCGGATGTGCAGGTGATCGTTCACCCAGAATGTCCGCCCGAAGTGGTGGCTGAGGCTGATTTTTCCGGCTCGACCAAGGGCATGATCGATTGGGTCAAGACCAATAATCCGGAGAAGGTGATGATGATCACCGAATGCTCCATGGCCGATAATGTGGCTAGTGAAGCACCTGACGTGAATTTCGTGCGGCCCTGCAATCTCTGCCCGCACATGAAGAAGATTACGCTGCCAAAAATCCTCGACAGTCTGCTCTATATGCAGGAAGAGGTCACGGTTGATCCCCTCGTTGCCGACAGGGCCCGCAGGGCCGTCGAACGGATGATCAATCTGAAATCCTGA
- a CDS encoding L-aspartate oxidase — translation MNISASDDFRPESWQRHDEIIIVGGGLAGLFCAYKLAPRPVTLISAAPIGEGASSVWAQGGIAAAVSEGDSTASHLGDTIKAGAGIVDEKIARLMTNQGPQRILDLLEVGVPFDKDLEGKLRLSREAAHSASRVVRVSGDKAGFAIMEALIRRVIDMPSIRIVSGYQAEKLHMEGRYVKGIVARRCGQGAEPDTHTIFFPARAVVLASGGSGNLYRVTTNPTESNGDGIAMAAAAGAIIADPEFVQFHPTALDVGKDPAPLATEALRGHGAKLINKAGERFMLGEHDLAELAPRDIVARAIHRQVEAGQGAFLDCREAIGDSFSEEFPTVYGHAQEAGIDPATEPLPVAPAAHYHMGGILTDAQGRTTLDGLWAAGEVTATGAHGANRLASNSLLEAVVFASLVAQDINQQLSSPKHELWQPIRNERTLPARHQPEEDIAKLRATMSRFVGVERDGAGLRTALQIIAELEQKAVTDSFRNQLITSKLITVAAYLRKESRGGHFRKDYPHQEEGWRHRSFITLKQAEAEMGRILSAVEPD, via the coding sequence ATGAACATTTCCGCATCCGATGATTTTCGCCCCGAAAGCTGGCAACGCCATGATGAGATCATCATCGTTGGCGGAGGGCTGGCCGGGTTGTTCTGTGCCTACAAGCTGGCGCCACGCCCTGTAACGCTTATTTCTGCTGCCCCCATAGGCGAGGGGGCATCCTCTGTTTGGGCGCAAGGCGGCATAGCGGCGGCGGTCTCTGAGGGCGACAGCACCGCCTCGCACTTGGGAGACACGATCAAGGCGGGCGCGGGAATCGTTGATGAAAAGATCGCTCGCCTGATGACCAATCAGGGGCCACAGCGTATTCTTGACCTGCTGGAAGTGGGCGTGCCTTTCGACAAGGATCTGGAGGGCAAGCTGCGCCTGAGCCGGGAGGCTGCCCATTCCGCCAGCCGCGTTGTCCGTGTTTCTGGTGACAAGGCAGGGTTTGCCATCATGGAAGCCTTGATCCGGCGCGTCATCGACATGCCGTCCATCCGTATCGTTTCCGGTTATCAGGCTGAAAAACTGCATATGGAGGGGCGCTATGTAAAAGGCATCGTTGCACGAAGATGCGGGCAAGGAGCCGAGCCCGACACCCATACGATCTTTTTCCCTGCGCGCGCCGTGGTGTTGGCGTCCGGTGGCTCGGGCAACCTCTACCGGGTGACGACCAACCCCACCGAATCCAATGGCGATGGTATCGCCATGGCGGCGGCGGCGGGCGCGATAATTGCCGACCCTGAATTTGTCCAGTTCCACCCTACGGCGCTTGATGTCGGCAAGGACCCTGCGCCTCTGGCGACTGAAGCCCTGCGTGGTCATGGCGCCAAGCTGATAAACAAGGCTGGTGAACGCTTCATGCTGGGCGAGCATGATCTGGCCGAACTGGCGCCACGCGACATCGTCGCCCGCGCCATCCATCGACAGGTCGAAGCGGGACAGGGAGCCTTTCTTGATTGCCGTGAGGCAATCGGAGACAGTTTTTCTGAAGAATTCCCCACCGTTTACGGTCATGCGCAAGAGGCAGGGATTGATCCGGCAACTGAACCACTGCCGGTCGCACCGGCAGCCCATTATCACATGGGCGGCATCCTGACAGACGCACAAGGACGCACGACCCTTGATGGGCTTTGGGCTGCGGGCGAGGTGACAGCCACCGGCGCCCACGGAGCCAATCGTCTGGCCTCCAACTCATTGCTCGAAGCGGTGGTTTTTGCTTCGCTGGTCGCGCAGGATATCAACCAGCAGCTCAGTTCGCCCAAACATGAGCTTTGGCAGCCCATCCGCAACGAGCGAACCCTGCCAGCGCGTCACCAGCCCGAAGAGGATATCGCCAAACTGCGTGCAACCATGAGCCGTTTTGTTGGCGTGGAGCGCGATGGTGCAGGGCTCAGAACGGCCTTGCAGATCATCGCCGAGCTGGAGCAGAAGGCTGTGACCGATAGCTTCCGCAATCAGTTGATCACAAGCAAGCTGATCACCGTTGCTGCCTATCTGCGCAAGGAGAGCCGGGGCGGGCATTTCCGCAAAGATTACCCGCATCAGGAAGAGGGCTGGCGTCACAGGAGCTTCATTACCCTCAAGCAAGCTGAAGCCGAGATGGGAAGGATCCTGAGCGCAGTTGAACCCGATTGA